The window CATGAAACATGTTGCAGAACCATATTTCTAGACAAGGAACTGAGGAAACTATAGGCAGTCAACTCCCAATCTTCCAATGTCGCTCATATTTCTCCATCACTTCTAGCTGAATCCCATTTTGTTGACTCTCTCTTTCAACGAACGCAATCTTGCCTCCGCATCGCCTATCTTCATTCTCTCTCGTGGAAGCTCTGCAGAACAGGCGACTCCAATTTCAAATATCATCACCAAGCACTCTTGAACATGAGCACTAATGCTTCTTTGATTGCTCAAAGTGTCTGCAATTGATGATTCTTCTATCTCACAAAATAGGAGCTGCTGATCTACTATATCTGCCACCCTTTCCCCGCACAATAATCGTGAAGGTTCAAAGCATCCTTAAACTCGTTATGGGTGGGTCTCTTTCCCGTAAAAATCTCCAGCAGCAGGACTCCATAGCTATACACATCGCCATCTTTGGACACTGCGCTTCCCATTCCGTACTCTACAATTGGATTTTACTTGACAAATGAGATGATATCGGCAAATCATAAGGACAGGGAAGAGGATTCACGTATAGAGGCAagggaaaaaattattaaagggCAGCAATTAAGAAATCTAATCTATATCGGCAAGTTACACGGCACTTTAAGCATGAATTTTTGAAGTCAGATTTTCTATTCGTATAACCTTGTACTTTGACGGATAGAATGTACAATTGAATTAAATagatgacaaaaataaaaactgaacTGAGCCCAACTACTCTGTTAAGTTACTATGGTTCTCTTTAGTTTTGTATGGCACGGGAAAGTTAGCCGAGATGAACAAGTCTGGCTTGTCTACATAACTAGTGGTGATTTTTCAAACAAGAAGTTCCCCACATGCATTATCAGGGAAAGAGCTCATAAGATGACAATTAACATTGGATATATTGTAGGTATACCTACCTGGAGGAGCATAGCCAATGGTTCCTTTAAGTCCAATTGAGCTTGTTTGACTTGCTAGCAAATCACCAATGGCATTTGGGAATATCCTAGCCAAGCCAAAGTCGCCCACATGTCCATTCATTTGGGCATCCAGAAGAATGTTGCTTGGTTTGAGGTCACAATGGATCACCTCATTTTGGCCCTGATGATGGAGATAATCCACCGCGCATGCTATGTCGAAAGCAATGTTCAGTCTCTGAACAAAACTTAATCTTTGCCTTTGCATCCCATTTGGTGCAAGATACGGATGCAACCACTCCTCCAAGCTACCATTTTCCATGAACTCATAAATCAGAGCCTTAAATTCATTGCCTCGGAAATTGACACTGGAACAAGCTGTTAGAATCTTAACAAGGTTCCGATGCCTTATGTTTTTAAGAACTTCACACTCTGCCATGAAACTTTTGGATGCTCCTCGTTGCTTTAGGTCAAAAACCTTAAAAGCCACTATTTTGTTATCATCTCCAAGGGTCCCTTTATACACGGAGCCAAAACCACCCACTCCAATCAAATTGCTAGAGTTGAACCCGTCTGTTGCTTTGACTATGTCTTTATAAGACACTTGCTGAAATCCTACTATTGATGGAGTCTCTAGAGAAGCCTTACTGTTCTTCCTCCTCAGCCAATAAAACGTCATCAGTAGCGATAGAAGAATCAGTGCCGCTACTATCCCACATGTGACTGCAATGATAATGTAAGTAGATGATCCTCGTTTTCCTATGCTCGTCGAACAACTTGGCAGATCTAGGATTGGCATACCACCACAAAGCTTATTGTTTCCTTCAAGCGAAGTCGCGCTCGTGTTGAGGAACACCCCTTTGCTCGGTACCTCACCCTCGAAGTTGTTGAAAGATAGATTCAGGTACTGCAACTGAAAATGCTCCAGGAATGTAGGAACAGGGCCGGAGAAATTATTACTCGAGAGGTCTAAGAATTGCAGACCATTCAAGGAACTCAAGAATGAAGAGATATGCCCTTCGAATAGATTGTTGTCTAGCTAAAGCACTTCCAAGCTAGTGCATCGACCAAGGCTACTAGGGATTTCTCCAGATAGTTTGTTGCCAAAAATGCCTAATGCTCCTAAGTTTTTCAATGTACCAATTTCTTCCAGTAAGGAACCACTCAATTGGTTTTCAGATAGATCAAGATAGATAGATAAGGAAGAGATGGTGAAAATTTGAGATGGTAGGATTCCAATCAGAGTATTCTGCGAAAGGTCAAGGCCTACCAATTTTTGGCATCTCCCAATACTCGGAGGAATCCTCCCTTGTAAATTGTTCCCATTCAAGATCAGTTCCATTAGCTCCGTCAGGTTCCCTATTGAGGAGGGGATATTCCCGGTGAGTTTGTTCATATCAGCACTAAAATACTTCAACTCGATGAGATTTGCGATTGTATCAGGAATGTTGCCTGTGAACTTGTTATTGCCCATGGACAACAATTCTAGGCCTTGCAAATTCCCAATACTTGAAGGGATATTTCCAGACAATCGATTGTTCTCGATTGTCATTCTATTAATTTGGGAGGATAAGTTGCCTATAGATTCAGGTAAAATACCACTGAAATTGTTGTCACTGATGTCCAAGACCTGCAAGCTTGTAGAATTGATTGAATCAAGGAATTTCAGGTCACATGGCGCGTCACTACCTAGCTGGTTGTACGAAGCAACTATCCACTGTAGCTGATTTAGCTTTTCCATAGTAGGCACGtttccagaaaatttgttaattgtGATTGACAAATCCATTAAGTTGGTGGCATTTGATATGGCAGCAGGAATGGGCCCAATAAATTGATTGTCTTCGACATTTAACTCAATAAGATTGGGAAGAGTGACGCCTAAATCTAGAGGAAGACTCCCTTCAAGTTGGTTTTGGGGAAACTCGATGTTGACAAGAGAAGATATGTTAAAGATGGAGGAAGGGAGAGTGCCAGAGAGTCCATTTACGCCGAGATAAAGACACTCCAAATTTTGCAAACGGCCCAATTAAGCTGGAACTCTTCCCACAAAATTATTATGCCCCGCAATGATGAACACTAAAGATGTGAGGTTCCCGAAGAATTCAGGGAAGTTTCCAGAGAGATTGTTAAGGGATATTAAAACTTTTGTTAGTTTCGACATAGAAGCAATTGCTATCA of the Eucalyptus grandis isolate ANBG69807.140 chromosome 10, ASM1654582v1, whole genome shotgun sequence genome contains:
- the LOC104423803 gene encoding probable LRR receptor-like serine/threonine-protein kinase At3g47570, which gives rise to MEKLNQLQWIVASYNQLGSDAPCDLKFLDSINSTSLQVLDISDNNFSGILPESIGNLSSQINRMTIENNRLSGNIPSSIGNLQGLELLSMGNNKFTGNIPDTIANLIELKYFSADMNKLTGNIPSSIGNLTELMELILNGNNLQGRIPPNLSSNNFSGPVPTFLEHFQLQYLNLSFNNFEGEVPSKGVFLNTSATSLEGNNKLCGGMPILDLPSCSTSIGKRGSSTYIIIAVTCGIVAALILLSLLMTFYWLRRKNSKASLETPSIVGFQQVSYKDIVKATDGFNSSNLIGVGGFGSVYKGTLGDDNKIVAFKVFDLKQRGASKSFMAECEVLKNIRHRNLVKILTACSSVNFRGNEFKALIYEFMENGSLEEWLHPYLAPNGMQRQRLSFVQRLNIAFDIACAVDYLHHQGQNEVIHCDLKPSNILLDAQMNGHVGDFGLARIFPNAIGDLLASQTSSIGLKGTIGYAPPEYGMGSAVSKDGDVYSYGVLLLEIFTGKRPTHNEFKDALNLHDYCAGKGWQI